Within the Oncorhynchus kisutch isolate 150728-3 linkage group LG13, Okis_V2, whole genome shotgun sequence genome, the region TGGAGGATTCTTAATGGGACTGAGGTTTTGTCTGTCCACTTGTTTAATGTCAGAGCAGATGGACGAGTGGTGTAACATAAACCACTGTAGACTATTGAGatcaatcaataaaatgtattaataaagccCCTTTTTACAAAGTGctatatagaaacccagcctaaaaccccaaacagcaagataTACCCATTGACCACAGACAGGCTAACAACTGGGACAGGCCCAGTTCCAGACTGATCTCATCTGTTCCCTGGACCTTATTGACTCACCTAGTGGATTTGAAAGGACTGGATCGGGATTGGCGTAAACAAAGACCCTATATCAGGGTTGATACCTATCCACTACTTTCAGATCAACAAAGGGTACAATAATTGATTTGGGACTGTGCAGTGCTGTCCACAGTACACACACttttacaaaacacacacagacatacaggtcatgctcctcCTACCTCTCACCAGTCGTAACGGGGGCGAGTTGCAGGTGGGAGGTGTCTGGGAGACTCATGGCGAGGGGCGGGCGGAGACGAGGAGCTGGGTGGGGCTGCGAGGGCCAGCTGTTGCCCACCTGCCCTCCTGTCCCGGCCGTAATCTATCCCCCGTGCATTTGGGGGAGGGTACCTTCCGGCTGTGCTCCTCCACTCCTCATCGAAGGCagcagcctcacctgagagacaggggagaggggggttgGGGTCAGAAACCTGGCCAGATGTAACTCTAAACAGGCAAGTCTAGCAATGGAAACAAACCCTTGCAAATACAGCCATTTAGCATCCATATGCTTTTTTACCCAAGACAAATGGTTTATTATTACTTGGGGGTTAGAAACGTGACTCTGGAGAACCGTAGTGAGTAGCACATGTAGCTCCGTGACTTACTCTCCTCCAGGTTTATGTAGTCCTGCCGTTCTTCGCGGTCGCCGGTGTGCCGGTTTCGGGAGCGCTCCATCACGTGACCGCGGTCCCAGATGTGGTGGCCAATAGCCAGGCGCTCCAAGCCACTCTCGCTGTCACGCATCGATTGGCGCGTCTCACGAATCTGAGGGCAGGAGGTAGTGTTCAGCAGGGAGCTGGTAGTAGAGGCCAGTATCTCTGGAGGATTGGCGTTGTAAACCCCTACTGAACAAATGTACATGCAATCACAGCAGTAAATGTAATTTGGCCTGCTCTCTTACCCCTCCAGGTGCAGTCCTCAGTTCGCTGGTCTGCTGGTAGACTTTAGGGGCTCCCatgtctgaggaggagtaggagatgACTGTGGAGGAAGAGAACGTCTGACAGTTTGGCGAACCAGACATTCTGTCCTAAAGGGAAAGAAGATAACACATCTTGTCCAGCTGGATTATGTTTAAGTTTCATCCACTGAACTCATGTTGGGTCTTTGCTTTAGACAGAGTTGTTGCTGGATTATGTTTAAGTTTCAACCACTGAACTCATGTTGGGTCTTTGCTTTAGACAGAGTTGTTGCTGGGTTACAAAACGTTAACTCTAAAATGATTTTTTTCTGGACACAGAATCTCCATTGACGGTGTTTTATAGCCCAGGAACATGCCTGATCTGGATCTGGGAAAGCAGGTGAGGGAATACCAGGAATCTCTGAAAATACTCACCATGTTCTCCATCATTCCTCCCATCATTCCAAACATGTCCATGAAGCCTCCCCCCTGGGGAAGGAACACATTAGGAAGTCAGTTATCCGATTTTGAAATTGAGAATTCGTTTTGAACATATTGGAACGGTGCATTCTGGGCTCTAAAAGGCAGCGATAACATCTTAACACGCAGGAACAAGGACTCACCATTCCCATCATTCCAAACGGCTGCAGGGCCCCAGCCTGAAAAGCAGTAGGAGGTTATTTAACAGCAGACAACAAATATGCAGTAACAATGCAGTGTGGCATGAAGTACTATAAAATTAGACAACACTACATATAATCAAAGGTGAAACAGCTATGGTGTGTTGTGCTGTATACCTACCAGGGTTGGGTCTATTCCATTTTAATTACAGTCAATTAAAAAAGTTATCCTAAGTCCAAATCAAATTCCAATGTTTACCCATTGAAGATAATTTGAATTGTAGTGTCCTTCCTAAATTTGAAATGGAATTCAACCCAACATCACACACACTTACTAGAGATACTCAGAGTATTGAcactctcgctcacacacacctGAAGGTGGGGTGCACGGGGAGGCTGAATCTGAGGGCTGAGGGGGAAAGGTTCGTAGCCAAACGACCCAAACAGACTCCTCATCTGTTGCCTCTGGGCTGCGAATGGATCCCTTCAAAACAGAAACAATTTATCTCACTGAGGATACAGACCATGAAAAAACACACAGCAGTGAATAAGGAAAGGGATTGCTGACATAATGATGAAAACTCAGGTGAGAAATCCACCTGTTTCCAGGTGTACTCTTGACCATGGTTACTCATCATGGAATGAGAATATAAGGGGTAAACACATTttcatgtaaaaaataataagcTAGACATAACCATGATCCATCCCAGCCGTGATATAGTTAACTATGTGGTGTATGTAGTTACCTAATATATTCTGGCTGCCTGCCTACACATGGTGTCAGGAGATTAGGCCTTTAAATCTCAGAACAAACGACAACGACTGGGTTGATTCATTCAAATGAGAATAAAAGCAAAACATGCAGTTTGCTTGGATAAAAGGCAATACGATACTCACATCATGTAAGGGTTGTCATCCACGTCATTTAAATATCGAAACATGGTGTTTTGGTTAGCTAATTAAGCTAGCTGGGGCTAGCTAAAAACGTAGTTTCTTCGGGCCTCAGTACAAAAAATTATGTAAGAGGACAGTAAATGTACGACCTCTCATTCAAATATTTCGACACTTCTAGAACAGCGTACCGACGGACAATAGTGAGAAATGTACAGCAGTATTGTTAGCAAGTTAGCTATCCTTGCTAGACACCTAGCATCCGTGTTAGGAAACTAGCCTGAAAACTAGCTTACAAACCAACGTTGGAAAGGAGCCCCTTAAAGCAGACTTATTTGCCGATAGAAAGTCGTAGATTGCTCATGCCTAAGTACAACTTAATACATTGGCTAGGGTTTTCCTAGCAAGATAGCTAGCTATTTTTCCACTGTTGATTGCACATGAAAACGGAAGTCAAGCTGACAAAGGAAGCCAAAACGTCAGGAATCCAAAGGAAGAAAGATGTTGTCTCTACAATTTTCCAACAACCTGACACCTACAAACGCCTCTCTTTTGTGCAAAACATGCACCTATCCGTTCAGAAGACGTGGTGCTAAATGTCACCGaataaaaaacaaatgaccctgcaaaacgcctgtagcccgcaagctagaattaagcgaaatgtcaataaaaaaagggggaggcaacatCCGGAAATGACGCAGGCTCGTCGTCACTGAGGATAGAATGCAAAAAGCCCAACATACCCTTGCTAATGTGTAATATCTGTCAACCAATGTCACTTCTTTGATATctatttacatgtatttttttttaaatgtatttaaaaaaattgaatgTCAGTAAAAGAGCTGGTGACAGGGTGACATAAGTTATATAGAGCTTAAAATCATCATCAACTATCTTTTTTTCTAAAGCATAGTCTTGTTATGACTGTAAAAACAGAACATTTTAAAACAAGACTCAGAAACAACTTTAGGAATCAAAATATTGCAAGTAACGGAAATGTGAGAACACTGCTCTCTACAGGCCTTGCTTTTGAGGATTAAACTGCTGTTGCatgcatgtacagtggggcaaaaaagtatttagtcagccaccaattgtgcaagttctcccacttaaaaagatgatagaggcctgtaattttcatcataggtacacttcaactattacagacaaaattagatttaaaaaatccagaaaatcacattttaggatttttaatgaatttatttgcaaattatggtg harbors:
- the LOC109906333 gene encoding myeloid leukemia factor 2 isoform X1: MFRYLNDVDDNPYMMDPFAAQRQQMRSLFGSFGYEPFPLSPQIQPPRAPHLQAGALQPFGMMGMGGGFMDMFGMMGGMMENMDRMSGSPNCQTFSSSTVISYSSSDMGAPKVYQQTSELRTAPGGIRETRQSMRDSESGLERLAIGHHIWDRGHVMERSRNRHTGDREERQDYINLEESEAAAFDEEWRSTAGRYPPPNARGIDYGRDRRAGGQQLALAAPPSSSSPPAPRHESPRHLPPATRPRYDWGQG
- the LOC109906333 gene encoding myeloid leukemia factor 2 isoform X2, with product MFRYLNDVDDNPYMMDPFAAQRQQMRSLFGSFGYEPFPLSPQIQPPRAPHLQAGALQPFGMMGMGGGFMDMFGMMGGMMENMDRMSGSPNCQTFSSSTVISYSSSDMGAPKVYQQTSELRTAPGGIRETRQSMRDSESGLERLAIGHHIWDRGHVMERSRNRHTGDREERQDYINLEESEAAAFDEEWRSTAGRYPPPNARGIDYGRDRRAGGQQLALAAPPSSSSPPAPRHESPRHLPPATRPRYDW